A region from the Paludisphaera rhizosphaerae genome encodes:
- a CDS encoding redoxin domain-containing protein, whose protein sequence is MDARWTPRRGLFLAFALSAVTALASAADEPVPPDVTAKLGRLQGLDGSSLDPTPAPSGATVLVFYSTECPIANAVWPTLNKLCEDYPTPRVKWFAVCVDPDTSLDELATHAKEFGLKGTVAVDRTGRQARRLGATVTPEAFVVDGRGRLRYQGRIDDQFAARGIRNASPGEGNLRPALTAVLSGAEVKTPSSKPVGCPLPEVATPTYTKDVAAILQNNCRECHRKDQLGPFALDTYEQARKRADDLADVVADRRMPPWKAAPGVGPKFQHDRSLSPIEVETIAAWAEADAPEGDPKDLPAPRIFPEDWAIEGGPDLVLDIGTDFPIPASGPDVYRCFVIKTNLPQDVYVNGIEYKAGNPRVVHHVLGYVDVSGEARKLDEKEEGPGYTNFSGPGVEVNGDLGGWAPGAFPSILADGVGRSLPKGADVILQVHYHPDGKPETDRTRIALKFARKPVHQTLHWNGAFGWNLDLPPGESNIEVRGKWTVPVDVEARAVAPHMHLLGKNMHMFATFPDGRTQDLIRIDDWDFNWQTQYFFEEPVDLPKGSIVQVVAHFDNSSSNPRNPNAAKPQRVKWGEATTDEMCIGFIAVTKKGQDLTKAGEKDDLTEIFNNQRKEREAKIREAREKAAGEKRNRPNDGQ, encoded by the coding sequence GTGGACGCTCGATGGACACCGAGGCGAGGTCTCTTTCTGGCCTTTGCGCTCTCCGCGGTCACAGCTCTCGCGAGCGCGGCGGATGAACCTGTTCCTCCCGATGTTACGGCGAAACTGGGTCGGCTTCAGGGCCTCGACGGATCGTCCCTGGACCCAACGCCCGCTCCGTCGGGTGCGACCGTGCTGGTTTTCTATTCGACCGAATGCCCGATCGCCAATGCCGTATGGCCCACGCTCAACAAGCTTTGCGAAGACTACCCCACGCCCCGCGTGAAGTGGTTCGCCGTCTGCGTCGACCCGGACACGAGCCTGGACGAGTTGGCGACCCACGCCAAGGAATTCGGCCTAAAGGGTACTGTCGCCGTCGACCGAACCGGTCGCCAGGCCCGCCGACTCGGGGCGACCGTCACTCCCGAGGCGTTCGTCGTCGACGGCCGCGGCCGACTCCGCTACCAGGGGCGGATCGACGACCAGTTCGCCGCGCGTGGGATCCGCAATGCCTCTCCGGGCGAAGGGAATTTGCGACCCGCCTTGACCGCCGTCCTTTCCGGCGCCGAGGTTAAAACGCCGTCCAGCAAACCCGTGGGCTGCCCACTCCCCGAGGTCGCCACGCCGACCTACACGAAAGACGTCGCCGCGATCCTCCAGAACAACTGCCGGGAATGCCATCGCAAGGACCAACTCGGCCCGTTCGCCCTCGATACCTACGAGCAGGCCCGCAAGCGGGCCGATGATCTGGCCGACGTGGTCGCCGATCGCAGGATGCCCCCCTGGAAGGCTGCGCCAGGCGTTGGGCCGAAGTTCCAGCACGATCGCTCGCTGTCGCCCATCGAGGTCGAGACCATCGCCGCCTGGGCCGAGGCCGACGCTCCCGAAGGCGACCCGAAGGACCTCCCCGCCCCTCGAATCTTCCCGGAGGATTGGGCCATCGAAGGCGGTCCCGACCTCGTCCTCGATATCGGGACCGACTTCCCGATTCCGGCTTCGGGGCCGGACGTCTATCGCTGCTTCGTCATCAAGACGAACCTGCCGCAGGACGTCTACGTCAACGGCATCGAGTACAAGGCTGGCAACCCCCGCGTCGTCCATCACGTTTTGGGCTATGTGGACGTCTCCGGCGAGGCCCGCAAACTCGACGAGAAAGAGGAGGGGCCCGGTTACACCAATTTCTCAGGGCCGGGAGTCGAGGTGAACGGCGACCTCGGCGGCTGGGCCCCAGGCGCATTCCCGAGCATTCTGGCCGACGGCGTCGGCCGGTCCTTGCCGAAAGGGGCCGACGTCATCCTCCAGGTGCACTATCACCCAGACGGCAAGCCCGAGACCGACCGCACCCGCATCGCCCTCAAGTTCGCCCGCAAGCCCGTCCACCAGACGCTCCACTGGAACGGGGCCTTCGGTTGGAACCTGGATCTGCCCCCGGGAGAGTCCAACATCGAGGTTCGTGGCAAGTGGACGGTCCCTGTCGACGTCGAGGCCCGCGCCGTCGCACCGCACATGCACCTGCTGGGGAAGAACATGCACATGTTCGCCACATTCCCGGACGGTCGCACTCAGGATCTCATCCGGATCGACGATTGGGATTTCAACTGGCAGACCCAGTACTTCTTCGAGGAGCCGGTCGATCTTCCGAAGGGCTCGATCGTTCAGGTCGTCGCCCATTTCGACAACTCGTCGTCGAACCCCCGCAATCCCAACGCCGCCAAGCCCCAGCGCGTGAAGTGGGGCGAGGCGACCACCGACGAAATGTGCATCGGCTTCATCGCCGTCACGAAGAAGGGGCAGGACCTGACAAAGGCTGGCGAGAAGGACGACCTCACGGAGATCTTCAACAACCAGCGCAAGGAGCGCGAGGCCAAGATCCGTGAAGCCCGAGAGAAGGCCGCCGGCGAGAAGCGAAACCGCCCGAACGACGGTCAGTGA
- a CDS encoding chloride channel protein gives MTEPAAAASRPSASSTLTAAMRRLAALWATPGVGRAGICSPLVGVVAGLGAVVFLLSLQFMYQHVLLGLMHFALPPTLEGEKHAVAYPWPWWMVVLIPTLGGLFSGWLVFTFAPEAEGHGTDAMIRSFHKGGGWIRTRVPFIKTVASIVTIGTGGSAGQEGPIAQIGAGFGSYLARVLRLPASERRILMLAGAAGGVGAIFRAPLGGALFAGEVLYSSTAFESAALLPCLASAIVAYSTFALFVTPHPVFAMPALTFQGLTDLPLYVGLTFLCTAVGWLYTRTFYGARDHFFHKLPIPRKLKPALGGAMLGFLALAFPQVMAGGYGWVQWGAIGEPSDLLSSGESAFVPNMSAWLLLAVALAKIVATSFTISSGGSGGVFGPSMLIGGMLGGAYGQALHGLGFGEAIPPSAFVLVGMGGFFAGVSKTPLTSIVMVSEMTGSYSLLVPLMLACGLNVALSRRWTMYEEQVATPIDSPAHQGDFVVDVLSSLKVGAAGVRTVGIVPIPAALPFEQLVHKVARSSEGLFPVVDAKGRLIGVFTLRDLRLALLGSESWGPLVIADDLATRPVTTVTVHDDLHTALRRMTELNTDEIPVVEPDDPTKLVGLLSRRSLTSSYTTLIESLRAGSAHSGAPTADGHPAA, from the coding sequence ATGACGGAGCCCGCAGCAGCAGCAAGCCGTCCCTCCGCTTCCTCGACGTTGACCGCCGCGATGCGGAGGCTCGCAGCTCTCTGGGCGACTCCCGGCGTCGGAAGGGCGGGGATTTGCAGCCCGCTGGTCGGGGTGGTTGCGGGGCTGGGGGCGGTCGTCTTTCTGCTGTCGCTCCAGTTCATGTATCAGCACGTCCTGCTCGGCCTGATGCACTTCGCGCTTCCCCCGACGTTGGAAGGGGAGAAGCACGCCGTCGCCTATCCCTGGCCCTGGTGGATGGTGGTTCTGATCCCGACGCTCGGCGGCCTCTTCTCGGGGTGGCTGGTCTTCACGTTCGCCCCGGAGGCCGAAGGGCATGGGACCGACGCGATGATCCGTTCCTTCCACAAGGGAGGCGGGTGGATCCGGACCCGAGTCCCTTTCATCAAGACGGTCGCCTCGATCGTCACCATCGGAACGGGCGGCTCCGCCGGACAGGAAGGTCCGATCGCACAGATCGGTGCGGGATTCGGGTCGTACCTGGCCCGAGTGCTTCGGCTCCCGGCCTCGGAACGGCGAATCCTGATGCTCGCCGGGGCGGCCGGCGGCGTTGGGGCGATCTTTCGGGCGCCGCTGGGCGGGGCCCTCTTCGCTGGAGAGGTCCTGTACTCGTCGACGGCCTTTGAATCGGCGGCGTTGCTGCCGTGCCTGGCGAGCGCCATCGTGGCCTATTCCACGTTCGCCCTGTTCGTCACGCCGCACCCGGTCTTCGCCATGCCGGCTCTGACCTTCCAGGGGCTGACCGACTTGCCCCTGTACGTGGGGCTGACGTTCCTCTGCACGGCCGTGGGCTGGCTCTACACCCGGACTTTTTACGGAGCCCGCGACCACTTCTTCCACAAGCTGCCGATCCCGCGCAAGCTCAAGCCGGCCCTCGGCGGGGCCATGCTCGGGTTCCTGGCGCTGGCGTTTCCGCAGGTCATGGCCGGCGGCTACGGCTGGGTGCAATGGGGCGCGATCGGCGAACCGTCCGATCTCCTGTCCTCGGGCGAGTCCGCCTTCGTCCCCAACATGTCGGCGTGGCTGTTGCTGGCGGTGGCCCTGGCGAAAATCGTGGCCACAAGCTTCACGATTAGTTCGGGGGGAAGCGGCGGCGTGTTCGGGCCGTCGATGCTGATCGGCGGCATGCTCGGAGGCGCCTACGGTCAGGCGCTCCACGGGTTGGGTTTCGGCGAGGCGATTCCCCCCTCAGCCTTCGTGCTGGTTGGGATGGGCGGGTTCTTCGCGGGGGTTTCCAAGACGCCCCTCACTTCAATCGTCATGGTCAGCGAAATGACCGGCTCTTATAGCCTTTTGGTCCCGTTGATGCTGGCCTGCGGCCTGAACGTGGCCCTTTCGCGGCGCTGGACGATGTACGAGGAACAGGTCGCCACGCCGATCGACAGCCCGGCGCACCAGGGAGACTTCGTCGTCGACGTCCTCTCCAGCTTGAAGGTCGGAGCAGCCGGCGTGCGGACGGTGGGGATCGTACCCATCCCCGCGGCGCTCCCATTCGAACAACTCGTGCACAAGGTCGCCCGGTCGTCCGAGGGGCTCTTCCCCGTCGTCGACGCCAAGGGACGCCTGATCGGGGTCTTCACCCTTCGCGACCTTCGCCTGGCCCTCCTGGGGTCCGAATCCTGGGGGCCGCTCGTGATCGCCGACGACCTGGCCACACGGCCGGTGACGACCGTGACGGTCCACGACGACCTCCACACGGCGCTCCGGAGAATGACCGAGTTGAATACGGATGAGATCCCCGTCGTCGAACCGGACGATCCGACGAAGCTCGTGGGCTTGCTCTCCCGGCGCTCCCTGACGTCGTCCTACACGACGCTCATCGAGTCGCTCCGGGCCGGGTCGGCCCATTCCGGAGCGCCGACCGCCGACGGCCACCCTGCGGCTTGA
- a CDS encoding autorepressor SdpR family transcription factor yields MNEVFKALADPSRRRILQLLSRGEMTAGELATHFDVSKPSMSHHFAVLKDADLVTTRRDGQQIYYALNTTVVQDVMARIWDLFGGEQPEKGEEL; encoded by the coding sequence ATGAACGAGGTCTTCAAGGCGTTGGCTGATCCGTCGCGAAGGCGGATCCTTCAACTTCTCTCGCGAGGGGAGATGACCGCGGGGGAGTTGGCGACGCACTTCGACGTGTCGAAGCCGTCGATGTCGCATCACTTCGCCGTTCTGAAGGACGCCGACCTGGTGACGACTCGTCGAGACGGCCAGCAGATCTACTACGCCTTGAACACAACGGTCGTCCAGGACGTGATGGCGCGGATCTGGGACCTGTTCGGCGGCGAACAGCCCGAAAAGGGGGAAGAGCTATGA
- a CDS encoding small basic protein produces the protein MSLDKSLKKASGLSRQRNVLTRPERLALLQEDDKWSPTYGVYNLPKTKSRRLAPGQSGPKRPGTK, from the coding sequence ATGTCTCTGGACAAGAGTCTCAAGAAGGCGAGCGGGCTGTCCCGTCAGCGAAACGTGTTGACCCGCCCTGAGCGTCTGGCGCTGCTGCAGGAAGACGATAAGTGGTCGCCCACCTACGGCGTCTACAACCTGCCCAAGACGAAGTCGCGGCGGCTGGCGCCCGGCCAGTCCGGGCCGAAGCGTCCCGGGACCAAGTGA
- a CDS encoding APC family permease, whose protein sequence is MLQRRLRLLQAVSLNMSMMVGVGPFITIPAILASMGGPQAMLGWILGALVALADGLVWCELASAFPGSGGTYHFFDAAYGESQKGRALKFLFVWQFLFSAPLEVASGALGLAQYAAFFFPSLHEPAWNWGAIVPGVDSAVPWFNLLGVAVMGLVTFLAYRRIEVAGRLLVVLWIGMLITVGWVIAVGLSHFDAGLAFSFPERAFDLTQANALGLGAALAIAMYDFLGYYQICYMGDEVEEPSRTIPRAILISVLAIAAIYLTMNISILGVLPWQEAMESKHVASDMMQRVLGSKAAGLLTLMIIWTALASTFAATLGYSRVPYASAKAGHFPRFFAATHPKGDFPHRSLILLGVLGMLACLADLTTVITALLTSRILIQFVGQIVTVFWIRSRPEIMARLRFRMPLFPIPAAVAFVGWMYVFATAAPVVKAYGLWTLALGILVFQAWDRFHPTESEATS, encoded by the coding sequence ATGCTGCAACGTCGCTTACGCCTGCTCCAGGCGGTCAGTCTGAACATGTCGATGATGGTCGGGGTCGGCCCGTTCATCACGATTCCGGCCATTCTCGCCTCGATGGGCGGTCCCCAGGCGATGCTCGGATGGATTCTCGGCGCCCTTGTGGCCCTGGCGGACGGACTTGTCTGGTGCGAGCTGGCCTCCGCTTTTCCGGGCTCGGGGGGGACCTACCACTTTTTCGACGCCGCCTATGGAGAGTCGCAGAAGGGGAGGGCGTTGAAGTTCCTCTTCGTCTGGCAGTTCCTCTTCAGCGCCCCGCTGGAGGTCGCCAGTGGGGCTCTCGGCCTGGCGCAGTACGCCGCTTTCTTCTTTCCGTCGCTCCATGAGCCGGCCTGGAACTGGGGGGCGATCGTGCCGGGCGTGGACTCCGCCGTCCCCTGGTTCAACCTCCTTGGCGTGGCCGTGATGGGCCTGGTGACGTTCCTGGCGTATCGCAGGATCGAGGTCGCCGGTCGGCTCCTGGTCGTGCTCTGGATTGGGATGCTGATCACGGTCGGCTGGGTGATCGCGGTCGGGCTCTCGCACTTCGACGCCGGTTTGGCCTTCTCGTTCCCTGAACGCGCCTTCGACCTGACTCAGGCCAACGCCCTGGGCCTGGGCGCGGCTCTGGCCATCGCGATGTACGACTTCCTGGGCTACTACCAGATCTGCTACATGGGCGACGAGGTGGAGGAGCCGTCGCGGACCATCCCCCGCGCGATCCTGATCTCGGTGCTGGCGATCGCCGCGATCTACCTGACGATGAACATCAGCATTCTGGGCGTGCTCCCCTGGCAGGAGGCCATGGAATCGAAGCACGTCGCCAGCGACATGATGCAGCGGGTTTTGGGGTCGAAAGCGGCCGGCTTGCTGACGCTGATGATCATCTGGACGGCTTTGGCGTCGACGTTCGCCGCGACCCTGGGTTACAGTCGAGTACCGTACGCCTCCGCGAAGGCCGGGCATTTCCCCCGGTTCTTCGCCGCGACCCACCCGAAGGGGGATTTCCCCCATCGCTCGCTGATACTGCTGGGCGTCCTCGGGATGCTCGCCTGCCTGGCGGATCTCACGACCGTCATCACGGCGTTGTTGACCTCGCGGATCTTGATCCAGTTCGTCGGCCAGATCGTCACGGTTTTCTGGATTCGCAGCCGGCCTGAAATCATGGCTCGGCTGAGATTTCGGATGCCGCTGTTTCCGATCCCCGCCGCCGTGGCGTTCGTGGGCTGGATGTACGTCTTCGCAACCGCCGCGCCGGTCGTGAAGGCCTACGGGTTGTGGACCCTGGCGCTGGGGATCCTCGTCTTCCAGGCGTGGGATCGATTTCATCCCACCGAGTCCGAAGCAACGTCCTGA
- a CDS encoding ZIP family metal transporter encodes MTMFVIISLYCALVVGVSLLGGMAPLALVLTHTRLQIYLSFSAGSMLGAAFFHMLPESVEMGGAGTVRWASLGLLVLFLLERFFSFHQHEPAEPIPHAQHDHDHEHVHDHKHDHGHHSDPEPLVAPTLSWGTATFGLAVHSLVGGVALASAVAADYKEQGRIGGMAWGVFLATVLHKPADAMTVVSLMIRAGVPARLAHLVNLGFALMIPMGAALFFLGVDRLDPGHAEALTAVALSFSAGTFLCISLSDLLPELQFHSHDRLKLSIALLAGFFLMAGTSGFEAP; translated from the coding sequence ATGACTATGTTCGTCATCATCTCGCTCTACTGCGCGCTGGTGGTGGGCGTCAGCTTGCTCGGGGGAATGGCGCCTCTGGCCCTCGTGCTGACGCACACCCGGCTTCAGATCTATCTGAGCTTCTCAGCCGGCAGCATGCTGGGAGCGGCCTTCTTCCACATGCTTCCCGAGTCGGTCGAGATGGGCGGCGCGGGGACGGTCCGCTGGGCTTCGCTCGGGCTGCTCGTGCTCTTCCTGCTGGAGCGATTCTTCTCGTTTCACCAGCATGAGCCCGCGGAGCCGATCCCGCACGCTCAGCACGATCACGATCACGAGCACGTCCACGATCACAAGCACGATCATGGTCATCACAGCGACCCTGAACCGCTCGTCGCTCCGACCCTCTCCTGGGGTACGGCGACTTTCGGTCTGGCGGTTCATTCGCTGGTCGGCGGCGTGGCACTGGCGAGCGCCGTCGCGGCCGACTACAAGGAACAAGGGCGGATCGGCGGCATGGCCTGGGGGGTCTTTCTGGCCACGGTCCTTCACAAACCGGCCGATGCGATGACGGTCGTCTCCCTGATGATTCGCGCCGGCGTACCGGCTCGGTTGGCCCACCTGGTGAATCTCGGCTTCGCTCTGATGATCCCGATGGGCGCCGCTCTTTTCTTCCTGGGCGTCGACCGTTTGGACCCCGGCCACGCCGAGGCGCTGACCGCAGTCGCGCTCTCGTTTTCCGCCGGGACGTTCCTCTGCATTTCGCTCAGCGACCTGCTTCCCGAGCTTCAATTCCACTCTCATGACCGTCTGAAGCTCTCGATCGCGTTGCTCGCAGGCTTCTTTCTGATGGCGGGGACCTCGGGCTTCGAGGCTCCCTGA
- a CDS encoding SdpI family protein produces the protein MNRAYWIIAAGLTAFAWGLSAWYYPGLPDSIPTHWNIHGQVDGHGTKATVFLMPVIATVMLVLFAFLPALSPKSFEVDSFRSTYLYLLAVIVALFVYLQVVILMATFQEIGGGPRRIDLGRALMGGLFVFFGLMGNVMGKIRKNFYIGIRVPWTLASDRVWNDTHRLAAWLMVAGAVVGLLLVVTGAPIAAAFVVLLGSTLFPVVYSFFHYKALERRGAL, from the coding sequence ATGAATCGGGCCTACTGGATTATCGCGGCCGGACTGACCGCTTTCGCGTGGGGGCTCTCTGCCTGGTATTACCCGGGCCTGCCGGACTCGATCCCGACGCACTGGAATATCCACGGCCAGGTCGACGGCCACGGCACGAAGGCGACGGTCTTCCTGATGCCGGTGATCGCCACCGTGATGCTCGTCCTCTTTGCTTTTCTGCCGGCTCTCTCGCCCAAGTCGTTCGAGGTCGACTCGTTCCGTTCGACCTATCTCTACTTGTTGGCGGTGATCGTCGCGCTCTTCGTCTACCTCCAGGTCGTCATCCTGATGGCGACGTTCCAGGAGATCGGCGGCGGCCCACGGCGGATCGACCTTGGACGGGCCTTGATGGGAGGTCTCTTCGTCTTCTTCGGCCTGATGGGGAACGTGATGGGGAAGATTCGCAAGAACTTCTACATCGGAATCCGCGTCCCCTGGACGTTGGCTAGCGACCGCGTCTGGAACGATACGCATCGGCTGGCGGCCTGGCTGATGGTTGCGGGCGCGGTGGTCGGACTACTCCTCGTGGTCACAGGAGCGCCGATCGCCGCTGCGTTCGTGGTGCTTCTCGGCTCGACGCTCTTCCCGGTCGTCTATTCGTTCTTCCACTACAAGGCGTTGGAACGTCGCGGGGCGTTGTGA
- a CDS encoding LOG family protein, with amino-acid sequence MQDRPRICVFCGSSYGNSPAFREAALQVADSLARRKLGLVYGGGRVGLMGVVADAAMAAGTEVVGVIPLALATHEIAHHGLTELHVVPGMHERKALMSEKSDAFLTLPGGIGTYEEFFEILSWAGLGIHAKPIGLLNIEGYFDPLLALLEFGADAGFVRRHFLDFLLVSTDPDTLVSDLLSFQPPSLPRKVTLEEA; translated from the coding sequence ATGCAGGACCGTCCCCGCATCTGCGTTTTCTGCGGCTCTTCCTATGGCAATTCCCCAGCTTTCCGCGAGGCCGCGCTGCAGGTGGCCGACTCGCTTGCCCGGCGCAAGCTGGGGCTCGTCTACGGGGGCGGCCGGGTCGGCCTGATGGGCGTCGTCGCCGACGCCGCGATGGCCGCCGGGACGGAGGTCGTCGGCGTCATCCCACTGGCGCTGGCGACTCATGAAATCGCCCACCACGGATTGACCGAGCTGCACGTCGTCCCCGGAATGCACGAGCGCAAGGCCTTGATGTCCGAGAAATCCGACGCCTTCCTCACACTGCCAGGCGGCATCGGCACCTATGAGGAGTTCTTCGAAATCCTCAGTTGGGCCGGTCTGGGCATCCACGCCAAGCCCATCGGCCTGCTCAACATCGAAGGCTACTTCGACCCGCTCCTCGCCCTGCTTGAGTTCGGCGCCGACGCAGGCTTCGTCCGTCGCCACTTCCTCGATTTCCTCCTGGTCTCCACTGATCCCGATACCCTCGTCTCCGACCTGCTCTCGTTCCAGCCGCCTTCCCTGCCGCGGAAGGTCACCCTCGAAGAGGCCTGA
- a CDS encoding NADPH:quinone reductase yields MRAAFIEETGPPDVIKIGDLPIPEPGPGQALVRIRAVALNPFDLYLRSGLVSMPMSFPYVIACDFAGVVERLGPGATCFRVGDRVWGSNQGILGRQGVASEFAAIDEEWLNPTPALLPDSDACAMAMVGITAHLGLFHRAELKEGETVYVPGGAGGVGSMVVQMAKAAGARVATSAGSPERVEVCKNLGADLVMNYKTDDLPSNLLAFAPEGIDVWFETQREPDLTTSIPLLRKRGRLVLMAGRTAAPTLPLGSFYPRDCSLLGFAVFNSSAEVQRRCTADMIRWIEEGLLKPLVGRAFPLEAAADAERLLEQNTIGKAGTLAGKVVILVD; encoded by the coding sequence ATGCGCGCTGCTTTCATTGAAGAGACGGGACCGCCCGACGTCATCAAGATCGGCGACTTGCCGATCCCTGAGCCGGGCCCCGGTCAAGCTCTGGTGAGGATTCGGGCCGTCGCACTCAACCCGTTCGACCTCTACCTGCGTTCGGGCCTGGTCTCGATGCCGATGAGCTTTCCCTACGTGATCGCCTGCGATTTCGCGGGCGTCGTCGAGAGGCTCGGGCCGGGGGCGACTTGCTTCCGCGTCGGCGATCGTGTGTGGGGGTCGAATCAGGGCATCCTGGGGCGTCAGGGCGTCGCCTCGGAGTTCGCCGCGATCGACGAGGAGTGGCTCAACCCCACCCCCGCCCTGCTCCCCGACTCCGACGCCTGCGCCATGGCGATGGTCGGTATCACGGCTCACCTCGGCCTTTTCCATCGGGCCGAATTGAAGGAAGGCGAGACCGTCTACGTCCCCGGCGGCGCGGGGGGCGTGGGCTCGATGGTCGTCCAGATGGCCAAGGCCGCCGGAGCCCGCGTGGCGACGTCCGCCGGCAGCCCGGAACGGGTTGAGGTCTGCAAGAACCTGGGCGCGGACCTCGTGATGAACTACAAGACAGACGACCTACCGTCCAACCTCCTCGCCTTCGCCCCAGAAGGTATCGACGTCTGGTTCGAAACCCAGCGCGAGCCCGATCTGACGACCTCGATCCCGCTGCTGAGGAAGCGTGGTCGGCTGGTCTTGATGGCCGGGCGAACGGCCGCCCCGACGCTCCCGCTGGGCTCGTTCTATCCTCGGGACTGCTCGCTGCTCGGGTTCGCGGTCTTCAACTCCTCGGCCGAAGTCCAGCGCCGATGTACGGCGGACATGATTCGCTGGATCGAGGAAGGCCTGCTCAAGCCGCTCGTCGGTCGGGCCTTCCCGCTCGAAGCCGCGGCCGACGCCGAGCGTCTGCTGGAGCAGAACACGATAGGCAAGGCCGGGACGCTCGCCGGCAAGGTCGTCATTCTGGTCGACTAA
- a CDS encoding 6-phosphogluconolactonase, with protein sequence MNLLTTFAGSMMEGFLPAGWDLAKIDACCSHPAKAITERQPWWNPKFEPIPCRDVADFDVMMGHEIAATIRDSRDRGKPAAFILPVGPMGMYRWAVYFLKEWKVSCDHVFGFNMDEWSDKDGRTLASNDPGAFQNAMEGAFYGPLGAQTVPTNQRWFATPDSLPHYADRIGELKAKGAELTVVFGIGRVCHIAFWEPHFAGEYSSVEEWKAATHRLGARLHPLTIEQNAITSFKSRTTLVPAFANTIGPGLFLQADRIIGGAEGVFGRGMQWQGASLWMTLRYGPDPWIPSTFMPTLPGRLFYHEELAGPLQPEMN encoded by the coding sequence ATGAATCTGCTCACCACGTTCGCCGGCTCGATGATGGAGGGCTTCCTCCCCGCCGGCTGGGATCTGGCGAAGATCGACGCCTGCTGCTCCCATCCCGCCAAGGCGATCACCGAACGCCAGCCCTGGTGGAACCCGAAATTCGAGCCGATCCCCTGCCGCGACGTGGCCGACTTCGACGTGATGATGGGCCATGAGATCGCCGCCACGATCCGCGACTCGCGCGACCGTGGCAAGCCGGCCGCGTTCATTCTTCCCGTCGGGCCGATGGGGATGTATCGCTGGGCCGTCTACTTCCTCAAGGAGTGGAAGGTCTCCTGCGACCACGTTTTCGGCTTCAACATGGACGAGTGGAGCGACAAGGACGGCAGGACGCTCGCCTCGAACGACCCGGGGGCGTTTCAGAACGCCATGGAGGGGGCCTTCTACGGACCCCTCGGCGCCCAAACCGTGCCGACCAACCAACGCTGGTTCGCCACCCCGGACAGCCTGCCGCACTACGCTGATCGGATTGGCGAGCTGAAGGCGAAGGGGGCCGAGCTGACCGTCGTCTTCGGGATCGGCCGCGTCTGCCACATCGCCTTTTGGGAGCCTCACTTCGCCGGCGAATACAGCTCGGTCGAGGAGTGGAAGGCGGCCACACACCGTCTCGGCGCCCGCCTGCACCCCCTGACGATCGAGCAAAACGCCATCACCAGCTTCAAGAGCCGGACGACCCTGGTGCCGGCCTTCGCCAACACGATCGGCCCCGGCCTCTTCTTGCAGGCCGACCGGATCATCGGTGGCGCCGAGGGGGTGTTCGGCCGCGGCATGCAGTGGCAGGGGGCGAGCCTCTGGATGACGCTCCGCTACGGTCCCGATCCCTGGATCCCCAGCACGTTCATGCCGACCCTTCCCGGCCGGTTGTTCTACCACGAGGAACTCGCCGGGCCCCTCCAACCCGAGATGAACTGA